CACGCCGTTGGGGAGCTCGCGCTCGAAGGTCATGCCCTCGGGCGTCTCGCGCCACTCCACCTTGGGCAGGTCCGAAAACAACATGGGCAGCGGGGGATTCACAGCGCTCAGATAGAGCAGCCCCTGGTCGGTGAAGATCGCCTCGGGGAAGTCGAGCCACAGGTATTCCTGGCTCGGCCAGGCGGGGCTGACCCATGCGATCTGCTCCCAGCGATAGTGGGGACGCCACTGTCCGGGCAGGATGCGAATGCCCTTGGCGTGGGTCTCGTAGGTATCGGGCGCCGTCACTTGAGGATCCTCGGTGTCGCTCTGCGCCGCCACGGGGCCGGCGCCGGGCTGCGGCCCAGCGCCGCAATCGTCACGAACGCTGCGGCCAGTAGTTGTGTATTGGTCATGCGCTTGCGCGCCTCCTTTCGCCTGCTTAGTTGATTCTCCGACCCGCGGCGGCTCTCCTGCGCCGACAGCCCAAAGTGTGCTGGCAGGAATCCACCCTCGCCCGCCGAAGTAGCATTCCCCGGGACGCCGGCAGATGCCGCCGCCTCACCTTCCACTCTTCCACATGAACATACTACTCATCGCTCTCGACAGCCTGCGGGCGGACCACCTCGGTTGCTACGGCTACCCGCGCGACACCAGCCCTAACCTGGACGCCCTCGCGCGCCAGGGGGTGGTGCTCGATCGCTGGTTCACGCCGGCCATCCCCACCCAGCCTTCGTTCGCCACCATCTACAGCGGCCAGTATCCCCTCACCCACGGCGTGATCTCCCACGGCGGGGCGGAGGCGCTGCCCGCCGCCAGCCCCTTCTTCACCGAAGACCTGCAGCAGGCGGGACTGGTCACCTGCGCGGTTGACAATCTCTACTCCATGCGGCCGTGGTTCGCGCGCGGCTACGAGTTCTACATTGACCCCAGTCACCGCGCGCCGCTGCGGCTGAGCGTGTCGTGCAAGGGCATCAACTCCCGCGCCCTCCCCTGGGTGCGCGCCCATGCGCGCGAGCCGTTCTTTCTGCTCGTGCACTACTGGGACACGCACACGCTGTACAAGCCTCCAGCGCGGCTGCGGCACCGCTACTACGACGGCGATCCCACCGAGACGCGCTTCACCACCCTGGAGGGCATGCGCACCGCGCCGCTGGGCGATGTGTGGAGCGAGACCTGGCTCGCGCCGCTGTCGCGGCGGCTGTGGGGCGGGCGCGAGGTCCGGGACGCGGAGTACGTCGTCGCCCTCTATGACGCCTGTATCCGCTACGTGGACGAGGCGGTAGGCGACCTGCTGTCGGCGCTGGAGGACGGCGGCGTCGCGGATGACACGCTGGTCGTCGTCACCGCCGACCACGGCGAGATGATGTATCGCCACGGCATCTTTTTCGACCACCACGGGCTTTACAACGGCAACCTGCGCCTGCCTTTCATCGCGCGCTGGCCGGGGCGCATCGCCCCTGGACGGCGCCGCGACGAACTGCTGGAGACGGTCAGCCTGGCGCCGACGCTGCTGGAGGCGGCGGGCGCGCAGGCCCCTGCGGCCATGGAGGGCGCAAGCATCCTGGCGCTGCTGACGGGCGAGGGGACGCCCGGGCCGCCGAACGGACGGGTGGTCGCCGCGGAATGCACGTGGCAGTGCAAGTGGTGCCTGCTGCGGGACCGGCGCAAGCTCATCCTGGCGCGTGAGCCGGATCTCTATGGTCGCCCCCGCCGCGAGCTGTACGATCTGTCATCGGACCCCGACGAGCTGCACGACCTCGCCCCGGGGCAGCCCGACCGCGCCGACGAGATGGAAGCCGAACTGGAGCGCTGCGTCGCCGACATGCTGGAGCGTAACCATCTCGACCACGATCCTCTCACCACCCACGGCACTACGCTGGGCAAGCGGTGGGCGGAGGGCCGGTTCTGACGCCGCCGGCTGCGCGGGCGATTCGCAGTTGGTTGCCTGCGCGGCTCAGGCGCCCTCCATCATCGCCAACAACCGGTGGCACCGGTAAAGCGCCCGGGGTACGTGAAAGCACCCTTTCCACTTGCCGCCCTTCGCCTCCAGGAGCACTTCCCCGCGCCGATTGAGGTAGCCAAACCATTCGCCGTGGGGCGGGTCCGGGTAATGTCGCCAGGCGTATTCGTGCACCTTCTCG
The sequence above is drawn from the Armatimonadota bacterium genome and encodes:
- a CDS encoding sulfatase, which codes for MPPPHLPLFHMNILLIALDSLRADHLGCYGYPRDTSPNLDALARQGVVLDRWFTPAIPTQPSFATIYSGQYPLTHGVISHGGAEALPAASPFFTEDLQQAGLVTCAVDNLYSMRPWFARGYEFYIDPSHRAPLRLSVSCKGINSRALPWVRAHAREPFFLLVHYWDTHTLYKPPARLRHRYYDGDPTETRFTTLEGMRTAPLGDVWSETWLAPLSRRLWGGREVRDAEYVVALYDACIRYVDEAVGDLLSALEDGGVADDTLVVVTADHGEMMYRHGIFFDHHGLYNGNLRLPFIARWPGRIAPGRRRDELLETVSLAPTLLEAAGAQAPAAMEGASILALLTGEGTPGPPNGRVVAAECTWQCKWCLLRDRRKLILAREPDLYGRPRRELYDLSSDPDELHDLAPGQPDRADEMEAELERCVADMLERNHLDHDPLTTHGTTLGKRWAEGRF